A segment of the Coffea arabica cultivar ET-39 chromosome 8c, Coffea Arabica ET-39 HiFi, whole genome shotgun sequence genome:
ggttcaaatttgattttacaTGTGTGGGGGATGGAGCACTTCATGAGACGACCGTCTATTCCCGAGAGTCTACCCATGGCCGGATATAACTGGGTAATCACACATCACAAGAGGATCAATAGCAGTAGTTTGCCGTGTAATGCATCCGAGTTTGTGAACTTTTTGACGAATGTGACCAATCAAAATGTGAGATGGGTATTGGATTGGACTAATTGTGTCAAGCCTATTCTTCGCACCAAGGCATCCGAGCTTGTTCCTTTATTGGGTACTCAGGGTATCATGGCATACAATCCAAGAAGGTTCCTCCGACAATTAGGACGAGTTCAAGATGTGCCGTCTGCAGTTGATCTGAATACATTTACCATCATTTTCGACAAAGGGATATGTCCGAGAGAAATTCCGATGAAGATCCTTCTTAATGAGGCCTGGGAGACGTTGTCCGACGACGAACGCGTCAAGTACGTTCCGAAACTCAAACAAAGGGGATTGACCACTCCGCAATACGAAGACTGGGTAAGAGGATCCGTTGCACAAGAAACACAAGATGAGCCATCTGAAGAggtgaaaaagttgaaagccATTATCGAAGCAAAGGATAAGGAAATTCTGCAGTTAAGTAAGTCTGTCGAAGCATACAAAGGGATGGCTGAGCAAAAcaagcaattgtatgaaaatgaaCGAGGAAGGCGTCAAGAGCTGAAAAGGAAATGTGCAGAATTATATGACCAAACTGAATGTGTTAGAATTCCATATGCAAGGGAAACAAAGGACTCTGTATTAGATAGGTTCAGAAGTTTTGGCAATCTTGTACGGAATCGTCTTCGTGAcatgatgtaaatattggcaagtttatcaatgaaaatgatttttctttcgcTCTCATTTTGGATTAttgtcaaaaacaggtttgtattacgggtcccatttcgaaggcgttgcatcatgctaggcctacccttggcacaaaaagggttccccaaataggacatgcatccgaattgttcaaatagttactaactcatgtctttttccttttctttttctcttttgaataaattacagAAATTCAGTAGcgattggtttatctaaagcagtcttttgcattcacaggtaaaaattccaaaatagcttttcggaaaagccccattattacgcgatcccgaagtaaagcccaaaggaatcgtgtagacatgagtactcaaccagaatcatccgataaggccgttgcaactacccagccggaggccgcaagtcctggggttcagttgactgaattactcacAAAATTTGGAGAAATGGCATCCGAAATGGCCGCTCAAAAGAGGTTAATCGACGAactcgttagtagcggagtgcaacctgagcctgtgcccgccacacaaccacaatctgaaccatttgttattcctcccaGCCAGACCACgttaccatttgttattccttcaatgcaaaccacgtttgagggaattgtcaacccgcaatatgcttatactcaaaatcctccgttcTATCCTCCTTATGGGCAAGGGTTTCAGCCTCAAATCGACCCAAACATGCACCAGAACCCACCAGCTTTTTATCAAACCACCGCAGAACCCGTGATACCGGAGCACACTTTCCAAAATAAGCctgaaatgggggaatcttctgctccaATTGATATGAAGTTGCTCAAACGTCTAGATCGTTTCgatgaatttataaggaagAGCCAAGGGTTGAATAAGCAGGGGGTCCTGGATTATGATGAATTGTGCCTTTTTCCGAACGTgcagttgcctgaggggttcaaaacccctaaatttaacaaatatgatgggacgggtaatcccaagacacatcTCCGACTATTTGCCAACAAATTGGGAAAGCCCGTGGACGATGAGAATTTGCCTTTAAGGTTGTTCCCCGAGAGTTTGGAAGGGGATGCGCTTGACTGGTATTCCAACCTGAAACTTGAAGACGTGAAAACCTGGATTGATTTATCTAATGCATTTGTGAGACAGTACGAGTACAACTGCGAGTTGGCTCCGACCCGAACTACGTTAGAAGGAACGAAAAGGAAGCCTTCCGAGGACCATAAGACCTATGCCAAGAGATGGCGAAAAGTAGCTGCAAaggtcgagccaccaatgaccgaGGATGAAATCATACGTACTTTCATAAAAGctcatgatccgccgtacttcgAAGAGATTTTCCGTATGACCGGATGTTCGTTTGCTGCAATTGTAAACAAACTTGAGGAGTTTGATGAGAGCTGGGAAGATTGTCAATGTCTCTACCCTCAAAtctcagttggatgctttacaagggCAAGGAAGCAATGCGAAAAAGCCGCCGTTCAAAAAGAAGGAGGGGGACGCAACCTTTAtgtggaaccaaaacccttcgcCTAGACCCCGGTATCAACACAATCCAACTTACCAACCACCTTATCATTACTATTCGAACCCGTaccctgtatatactaccaacatccaccaccctcgacctcgcccaagctatccaAACCCACattcagccccttttcaaatttctcaaccaaatccactCCAAAACCGACCAcgccctccatataacccaagatttccgcctccaaatagacctgtttacaaCCATTCTCAACCTTCTGAACCTTACAATCGACCCCCTAGCCGtacatttaccaatttaggtaggcctttagaccaattgtatgaccagTTAAAGGCCGCGCGGGAAAATTGGTACggtaccccctcctacctatccATATGGCATGCCCGCATGGTATAACCCACAAGCTGTCTGTACTTATCATTCGGGGGCACCTGGACACTCAACTTTGGATTGTAAAACTCTTaagcataaaattcaagatatggtTGAATCTGGGGAAATTATAGTCAGAAGGAGAGAGACACAAGGGCCGAACGTGAATAGGAACCCTTTGCCGGACCATGTTAATACCATTGGGGTCATTATGGATGACACGGAGTATATGGAACAAGTCAAAGATTTGGCAAGGGAAGCTGAGGTAtttggggtcacagaccaaccATTCATCATAGAGTTGCCATTCGAAGAGGATGAAAGCCCTTTTATTTTGGATCTTACGTCAGCTGAGAGTGAAGCGTTGAAGCCTGTAGTTATCGAATTCCCGAAGCAGGAGCCTGTTCTAAGTCTACAACAAGTGCCATGGAACTATGATGAACCTGACGTACAGATTGGGGAAAGGTCAATTGCAAAGAAGGAAGTGTCAGTGGTTACTAGATCGGGGAGGGCTGCGAGTCCATTTGAAAATACCATTCCGATTCAAACAAATAACTCTGAGCTGCCCGCCAAATCAACAGTCACCGAGAAAGAAGCCTTTGATTTTCTTAAAAGGCTCCAAAGAAGCGAATACAATGTGATCGAGAAGCTTAGCAAGTCGCCCGCTCAAA
Coding sequences within it:
- the LOC140013409 gene encoding uncharacterized protein, yielding MGESSAPIDMKLLKRLDRFDEFIRKSQGLNKQGTHLRLFANKLGKPVDDENLPLRLFPESLEGDALDWYSNLKLEDVKTWIDLSNAFVRQYEYNCELAPTRTTLEGTKRKPSEDHKTYAKRWRKVAAKVEPPMTEDEIIRTFIKAHDPPYFEEIFRMTGCSFAAIVNKLEEFDESWEDCQCLYPQISVGCFTRARKQCEKAAVQKEGGGRNLYVEPKPFA